The window GGAGCTGGTGGCCGAGATGGCCGACTCCGCCGGTGCGATCGTGAAGGGCGCGAGCGTGATGAAGGCGGATTTGCTTTCCGATCAGCAGCGGCTCGAAGCCGAATCGGATGCCACCATCGGCGAGACCGAGCGGTTGATCCTGATGCTCGCGGCCGGCGGCTTCCTGCTCGGCGCCATTCTGGCGCTGCTGTTGGGCCGGGGAATTTCGAAGCCGATGACGGCGATGTGCAAGGCGATGCGCGAACTCGCGGGCGGCAATTTCGACGTCGTGCTGCCGGGGTTGGGGCGCAAGGACGAGCTGGGCGAGATGGCGGGCGCGGTGGAAGAATTCAAGATGCAGGCGGTCGCCAAGGCCGAACGCGATGCTGCGGAGCAAGATGCCCAGAACAAGGCGGCGGGCGCCGCGCGCCGCGCCGAGCTCATTCGTTTCGCGGATGATTTTGAGACCGCGGTGGGCGCGATCGTCTCCAACGTGTCGGCCTCCGCGGTTCAGCTCGAATCGGCTGCCGGAACGCTGACGCGGACCGCGGAAACCACGCAAGGCCTGTCCAGCCAGGTCGCAGGTGCGTCGGAAGAAGCCTCCAGCAGCATGCAGTCGGTCGCCAGCGCAACGGAGGAATTGTCGGCGTCGGTCGACGAGATCGGCCGGCGGGTGCGCGATTCCAACAAGATCGCGGAAGACGCGGTGCTGCAGGCGCAACAAACCGACGGGCGGATCGGAAAATTGTCGCGCGCGGCACAAGAGATCGGCGACGTCGTCAAATTGATCACGGCGATTGCCGAGCAAACCAATCTCTTGGCGCTCAACGCAACCATTGAGGCCGCCCGTGCCGGCGATGCCGGGCGGGGCTTTGCGGTGGTCGCCTCCGAGGTCAAATCGCTGGCGAGCCAGACCGCGAAAGCGACCGACGAGATCTCGTCGCATATTTTGGGCATGCAGGGCGCGACCCAGGAATCGGTCGCCGCGATCAAGGAGATCGGCGGCACCATCGGTCAGATCTCCAATATCGCTTCCTCGATTGCCAGCGCCGTCGAGCAGCAGAGCGCGGCGACGCAAGAGATCGCGCGCAGCGTGCAGAACGTCGCGCAGGGTACGCAGGAGGCCGCCGCCAACATCATGCAGGTCAATCGCGGCGCCACCGAAACCGGCTCGGCGTCGGAGGAGGTTTTGAATTCCGCCAAAACGCTGTCGGCCGAAAGCGCCCGCCTGCGCGAAGAGCTCGACCGCTTCATGGCGAATATAAGAGCGGCCTAGTTGTCGTCCCTGCGAGAGCAGGGACCCATAACCACCGATGCTCATTGCTGGAAAGCCGTCTACCCCCAGCGCTAAATCGCGACAGCACGGCGTATGGGTCCCTGCTTTCGCAGGGACGACGATGAAACCTTATCGCGAGTATACGCGCATCTTAAGGGCGCCATTCAACCGGTGTCATCATGCGCGAAGGCGGATGATCCAGTACGCCGTGACGTCTCCTTTCTTGCTCAGGCCGGCGATTACTGGATACCCGCTTTCGCGGGTATGACGGCGGCGCCAAAATAGTTGCCGCAATCACTCGT is drawn from Bradyrhizobium lablabi and contains these coding sequences:
- a CDS encoding methyl-accepting chemotaxis protein: MLGFAVVLAISAASMGIAYLGFERVLGGVAGYRNSVAESDLARNIDRELISYQAMARYYVVTGKEEDAKATLDAETSLKDAIDKSMRGTTNPARLDQITRLAREFKTFTKIFVEILKFKRDSALVTQNQLARGANMLRYKLDDLPSNADDSELQVIQLGAKKVTEQFQAVTALANTFVINADQTVAASALARLKFVENSLHAISSKDEKIVQGLKEAGALLEEYRQALSKLIDNSKEIEELVAEMADSAGAIVKGASVMKADLLSDQQRLEAESDATIGETERLILMLAAGGFLLGAILALLLGRGISKPMTAMCKAMRELAGGNFDVVLPGLGRKDELGEMAGAVEEFKMQAVAKAERDAAEQDAQNKAAGAARRAELIRFADDFETAVGAIVSNVSASAVQLESAAGTLTRTAETTQGLSSQVAGASEEASSSMQSVASATEELSASVDEIGRRVRDSNKIAEDAVLQAQQTDGRIGKLSRAAQEIGDVVKLITAIAEQTNLLALNATIEAARAGDAGRGFAVVASEVKSLASQTAKATDEISSHILGMQGATQESVAAIKEIGGTIGQISNIASSIASAVEQQSAATQEIARSVQNVAQGTQEAAANIMQVNRGATETGSASEEVLNSAKTLSAESARLREELDRFMANIRAA